The Bacillus carboniphilus genome includes a window with the following:
- a CDS encoding diacylglycerol kinase, with product MKRARIIYNPTSGREAFRKHLPEVLQRLEEAGYETSCHATTGEGDATKAAETAVERKYDVVIAAGGDGTIYEVVNGLAEKEYRPKLGIIPMGTTNDFARAIRVPRSIPKAIDIIINGDSIPIDIGKMNDKYFINIAGGGRLTELTYEVPSKLKTMLGQLAYYMKGVEMLPSIKATNARIEYDGKEFEGEIMLFLIANTNSVGGFEKLAPDASLNDGMFTLLVLKKTNLAEFIRLATLAIRGEHIYDEHVIYTKANRVKVTSEQKMQLNLDGEFGGILPAEFVNLYRHVEVFVPINDIKEEDRV from the coding sequence ATGAAAAGAGCACGAATTATATATAATCCTACATCAGGACGCGAAGCGTTTCGAAAGCATTTACCAGAGGTGCTTCAAAGACTAGAAGAGGCTGGTTATGAGACTTCATGTCATGCAACAACCGGAGAAGGTGATGCCACAAAAGCAGCAGAAACAGCTGTAGAGCGCAAATACGATGTGGTCATCGCGGCGGGTGGGGATGGGACAATCTATGAGGTTGTGAATGGCTTAGCTGAAAAAGAATATCGTCCTAAATTGGGAATAATCCCAATGGGAACCACGAATGATTTCGCTAGAGCTATTCGTGTCCCAAGAAGTATTCCAAAAGCGATTGATATTATCATAAACGGTGATAGCATTCCCATAGATATTGGGAAAATGAATGATAAATATTTTATTAACATAGCAGGTGGTGGCCGCTTAACCGAGCTTACATATGAGGTACCAAGTAAACTGAAAACCATGCTAGGACAGCTTGCCTATTACATGAAAGGGGTAGAAATGCTTCCTTCCATCAAAGCAACGAATGCACGAATTGAGTACGACGGGAAAGAATTTGAAGGGGAAATCATGTTATTTCTTATTGCAAATACCAATTCAGTCGGCGGCTTTGAAAAACTAGCTCCAGATGCCTCATTAAATGATGGAATGTTTACTTTACTTGTTTTAAAGAAAACGAATTTAGCAGAATTTATTCGTCTGGCGACTTTGGCTATTCGCGGAGAACATATTTATGATGAACATGTTATCTATACAAAGGCCAATAGGGTTAAGGTTACTTCCGAACAAAAAATGCAGTTAAATTTAGATGGAGAATTCGGTGGGATTCTTCCAGCTGAATTTGTAAATCTATATAGACATGTAGAAGTCTT
- a CDS encoding sigma-70 family RNA polymerase sigma factor, with product MIKLEGGRKIDIQPLINQVKLGNSHAFRLIVEQYQGYIFKVAYGILRNEQDAEDAAQDIFLKIYLSLPQYEHQGFKTWITRIATNHAIDMKRKAFRKREESSNSVYEDYQVPTNQSVENQYFKEAKLDLIRSRLNELPAGYRGVVFGFYIKEKSYQELAEEHEAQVKTIEMKLYRARKWMKENWEEDDFI from the coding sequence TTGATCAAGCTGGAGGGGGGGAGAAAAATAGATATACAGCCATTAATCAATCAGGTCAAATTGGGCAATTCACACGCCTTTCGCCTGATTGTTGAACAATATCAAGGATACATATTTAAAGTCGCCTATGGGATTCTTCGCAACGAACAGGATGCTGAAGATGCGGCTCAAGATATTTTTCTCAAAATTTATCTTTCTCTCCCCCAATATGAACATCAAGGTTTTAAAACTTGGATTACACGAATAGCCACTAATCATGCAATAGACATGAAGCGGAAAGCGTTTAGAAAGCGTGAGGAATCTTCAAACTCAGTATATGAAGACTATCAGGTTCCGACTAATCAAAGTGTTGAGAATCAATATTTTAAAGAAGCGAAATTAGACTTAATCCGCTCAAGACTAAATGAACTACCGGCTGGTTATCGTGGTGTGGTCTTTGGCTTTTACATAAAGGAAAAAAGCTATCAAGAGTTAGCAGAGGAGCATGAAGCACAGGTAAAAACGATTGAAATGAAGCTGTATCGTGCACGAAAGTGGATGAAAGAAAATTGGGAGGAGGACGATTTTATATGA
- a CDS encoding Gfo/Idh/MocA family oxidoreductase has translation MKQYNVGIIGTGFGGLVQGPIFDLHPGFNVQAISSVSGQTSEEITKKTGFTNVYTNWKEMLRNEELDLIVVSSIPTQHYEMAKEAIVTKHHVLCEKPFTTKADDSRQLIQLKNHWKKTGFIDLEWRFQPTRQKAKRLIEEGILGDIIHIDFETSMPGYKGLTTAPRGWLGDKNAYGGMFGALGSHMVDAIHWLTDSKITKVFGRLKTVVPELKNEAGEVMERRTTDDLFTITGDTQSGASFTLQTVTPVRHGFGSSLRIYGTKGTIQILNDQKMLLAVGDEGFEEVELNLEPVPETLHKRAERYYHAFYAHIDAIYNYLRDDEKHPDLPFFEDGHQKQLVMDAVFESVKNGKLTKVTKE, from the coding sequence ATGAAACAATATAATGTAGGGATAATTGGTACAGGCTTCGGTGGGTTAGTGCAAGGGCCAATTTTTGATTTGCATCCGGGGTTCAATGTTCAAGCCATAAGTTCTGTTTCAGGGCAAACCAGTGAAGAAATTACTAAAAAAACAGGCTTTACCAATGTCTATACAAATTGGAAGGAAATGCTTCGCAATGAAGAACTAGATTTAATTGTGGTTTCTTCTATCCCAACACAACATTATGAAATGGCGAAAGAAGCAATTGTAACAAAGCACCATGTGTTATGTGAAAAGCCTTTTACAACGAAAGCAGATGACTCTAGACAGTTAATTCAGTTGAAAAATCATTGGAAAAAGACTGGTTTTATAGACCTCGAGTGGAGATTCCAACCTACTAGACAAAAAGCAAAACGTCTAATTGAAGAGGGTATACTAGGTGATATCATACATATAGATTTTGAAACAAGTATGCCAGGCTATAAAGGATTAACGACCGCACCACGTGGTTGGCTTGGAGATAAAAATGCATACGGTGGAATGTTTGGTGCACTCGGTTCTCACATGGTCGATGCAATCCATTGGTTGACCGACTCAAAAATTACAAAAGTATTTGGACGTTTAAAAACAGTGGTACCGGAGTTGAAAAATGAAGCGGGAGAAGTAATGGAACGAAGAACAACGGATGATCTCTTCACGATTACGGGTGATACACAAAGTGGAGCAAGCTTTACTCTTCAAACCGTAACACCTGTCCGTCATGGCTTTGGTTCTTCTCTACGTATTTATGGAACAAAGGGGACAATCCAAATTTTGAATGACCAGAAGATGCTACTGGCAGTCGGTGATGAAGGTTTCGAAGAAGTTGAGCTTAACTTAGAGCCGGTTCCTGAAACCCTCCATAAAAGAGCAGAAAGATATTATCACGCTTTCTACGCACACATTGATGCCATTTACAATTACTTAAGAGACGATGAAAAACACCCTGATCTTCCATTCTTTGAGGATGGACATCAAAAGCAGCTTGTCATGGATGCAGTTTTTGAATCAGTAAAAAATGGAAAATTAACAAAAGTAACGAAGGAATAA
- a CDS encoding thioredoxin family protein, whose translation MSLTQWFEKGLTFDQYIDGMTVNKEEMVSILDSFKLDEDDAELLEKIKDANLRAIVLTEDWCGDALLNNPILVKMANHIGMEVRFLLRDQNLELMDQYLTNGTSRAIPIFVFIDENGEEKAVWGPRAPKLQQIVQSGRAELPDKEDPTFEEKQREFYTKLKKSYVTDDSLWDEVAYSILTTLKEKVL comes from the coding sequence ATGTCATTAACACAGTGGTTTGAAAAAGGATTAACATTTGATCAATATATAGATGGTATGACCGTAAACAAGGAAGAAATGGTAAGCATCTTAGATAGCTTTAAACTTGACGAAGATGACGCTGAATTGCTCGAAAAAATTAAAGACGCTAATTTAAGAGCAATTGTTCTAACAGAAGACTGGTGTGGAGACGCACTATTAAATAATCCAATCTTGGTGAAAATGGCGAATCACATTGGAATGGAGGTCCGCTTCTTACTGAGAGATCAGAACTTAGAACTAATGGATCAATACTTAACAAATGGAACATCGCGTGCGATTCCAATTTTTGTTTTCATTGATGAGAATGGTGAAGAAAAAGCAGTTTGGGGTCCTCGTGCACCAAAGCTTCAACAAATAGTGCAATCAGGTCGTGCAGAACTTCCGGATAAAGAAGATCCTACTTTTGAAGAAAAACAAAGAGAATTCTATACAAAATTAAAGAAAAGTTATGTGACAGATGATAGCTTATGGGATGAAGTTGCCTATAGCATTTTGACGACACTAAAGGAAAAAGTTCTTTAA
- the gatB gene encoding Asp-tRNA(Asn)/Glu-tRNA(Gln) amidotransferase subunit GatB, whose translation MNFETVIGLEVHVELKTESKIFSASPNHFGAEPNTNTSVIDLGYPGVLPVLNKKAVEFAMKAAMALNCEVATVTKFDRKNYFYPDNPKAYQISQFDKPIGENGWIEIEVGGNKKRIGITRIHMEEDAGKLSHTSDGYSLVDFNRQGTPLVEIVSEPDIRTPEEAYAYLEKLKSIIQYTGVSDCKMEEGSLRCDANISLRPVGQEEFGTKTELKNLNSFNFVRKGLEHEEKRQAEILRAGGEIQQETRRFDENTSTTVLMRVKEGSDDYRYFPEPDLVELYIDEEWKERVRAEIPELPDERKKRYVEELGLPSYDAGVLTVTREMSDFFEATLEAGADAKQASNWIMGELSAYLNANQMELHDIALSPEGLAGMIKLIEDGTISSKIAKTVFKELIENGGNPEKIVKEKGLVQISDEGELLKIVAEILDANPQSIQDFKEGKEKALGFLVGQIMKATKGQANPPKVNQLLRQEIQKR comes from the coding sequence ATGAATTTCGAAACAGTAATTGGGTTAGAAGTCCACGTAGAGTTAAAAACAGAATCCAAAATATTTTCGGCAAGTCCGAACCATTTTGGAGCGGAGCCAAATACAAACACGAGCGTCATTGACTTAGGATATCCAGGTGTACTGCCAGTACTTAATAAAAAAGCAGTCGAGTTCGCTATGAAAGCTGCAATGGCCTTAAATTGTGAAGTAGCTACGGTTACAAAATTTGATCGGAAAAACTACTTTTACCCGGATAATCCAAAAGCTTATCAGATTTCACAATTTGATAAGCCAATTGGAGAAAATGGCTGGATAGAAATTGAAGTAGGCGGTAATAAGAAACGAATTGGGATTACGCGCATTCATATGGAAGAGGATGCTGGGAAGCTAAGTCATACAAGTGATGGATATTCACTAGTTGACTTTAACCGACAAGGAACACCACTGGTTGAAATTGTTTCGGAACCAGACATCCGCACTCCGGAAGAGGCATACGCATACTTAGAGAAACTGAAGTCCATTATTCAATATACCGGTGTTTCGGACTGTAAGATGGAAGAAGGTAGTCTACGTTGTGACGCAAATATTTCGTTACGACCAGTTGGACAAGAAGAGTTCGGAACGAAAACGGAATTAAAAAACTTAAACTCCTTTAACTTTGTCAGAAAGGGATTGGAGCATGAAGAAAAACGCCAAGCTGAGATTTTGCGTGCTGGCGGTGAAATTCAACAGGAAACACGCCGATTCGATGAAAATACAAGTACGACCGTTCTAATGAGGGTTAAGGAAGGGTCCGACGACTATCGCTATTTCCCTGAGCCTGACTTAGTGGAACTCTACATTGATGAGGAGTGGAAAGAGCGTGTTCGTGCGGAAATTCCTGAGCTTCCAGATGAGCGGAAGAAGAGATATGTAGAAGAGTTAGGACTGCCGTCTTATGATGCCGGAGTTTTAACAGTGACAAGAGAAATGTCCGACTTTTTCGAAGCAACGTTGGAAGCGGGAGCTGATGCGAAACAAGCTTCCAACTGGATCATGGGTGAACTGTCTGCCTACTTAAACGCTAATCAAATGGAATTACATGATATAGCCTTATCGCCTGAAGGGTTAGCGGGCATGATTAAACTCATTGAAGATGGAACCATCTCATCCAAAATTGCAAAAACGGTCTTTAAAGAATTAATTGAAAATGGTGGAAACCCTGAAAAGATTGTGAAGGAAAAAGGGCTGGTTCAAATATCTGATGAGGGCGAGCTATTGAAAATAGTAGCCGAAATCTTAGATGCGAATCCTCAATCCATCCAAGATTTTAAAGAGGGTAAAGAAAAGGCACTAGGTTTCCTAGTCGGCCAAATCATGAAGGCTACAAAAGGACAAGCGAACCCACCAAAAGTAAACCAATTACTCAGACAGGAAATTCAAAAACGATAG
- the gatA gene encoding Asp-tRNA(Asn)/Glu-tRNA(Gln) amidotransferase subunit GatA, whose product MSLLDSSMADIHELLHKKEISVSDLVDLSFQRIQQVDDKVEAFLTLDEENARHKAKKLDDIIGEGNGNVLFGIPAGIKDNIVTKGLRTTCASKILENFDPIYNATIMDKLESQNIITVGKLNMDEFAMGSSTENSGMKQTKNPWNLDAVPGGSSGGSAAAVAAGEVLFSLGSDTGGSIRQPAAFCGVVGLKPTYGRVSRFGLVAFASSLDQIGPITRTVEDNAYVLQAIAGVDPMDSTSANVDVPNFLSSLTGDIKGLKIGVPKEYIGEGVNEEVRQSILDALKVLEGLGATWEEVSLPHSKYAVATYYLLSSSEASANLARFDGVRYGYRTQNAENLIELYKKTRAEGFGEEVKRRIMLGTFALSSGYYDAYYKKAQKVRTLIKKDFEDVFEKYDVIIGPTTPTPAFKMGEKTHDPLTMYANDILTIPVNLAGVPGISVPCGFSNGLPLGLQIIGRHFDESTVYRVAHAFEQATTYHQQKPSL is encoded by the coding sequence ATGTCTTTATTAGACAGCAGTATGGCTGACATACATGAACTTTTACATAAAAAAGAGATATCCGTTTCAGATTTAGTTGATCTATCTTTCCAAAGAATCCAACAGGTGGACGATAAGGTTGAAGCTTTTTTAACATTAGATGAAGAAAATGCTCGCCATAAAGCTAAAAAATTAGATGACATTATCGGTGAGGGTAACGGAAATGTATTATTCGGTATCCCAGCTGGTATTAAGGATAATATTGTAACAAAGGGACTAAGAACAACATGTGCTAGCAAAATTTTAGAGAATTTTGATCCCATATATAATGCAACCATTATGGACAAGCTTGAGTCACAAAACATAATAACGGTTGGAAAGCTTAACATGGACGAATTCGCAATGGGGTCTTCTACTGAAAATTCAGGGATGAAACAAACAAAAAACCCATGGAATTTAGATGCGGTCCCGGGTGGATCCTCTGGTGGTTCCGCTGCTGCTGTTGCTGCAGGTGAAGTTTTATTTTCATTAGGATCTGATACGGGTGGCTCGATACGTCAGCCTGCTGCCTTCTGTGGTGTTGTAGGATTAAAGCCAACCTATGGGCGGGTATCACGATTCGGATTGGTTGCTTTTGCTTCATCTTTAGACCAAATCGGACCGATTACTCGTACAGTAGAAGACAATGCTTACGTATTACAAGCTATTGCAGGTGTCGATCCAATGGACTCGACTTCTGCTAACGTGGATGTTCCCAACTTTTTATCTTCATTAACTGGTGATATTAAAGGACTTAAAATTGGAGTGCCTAAGGAATACATAGGTGAAGGTGTGAATGAAGAGGTTCGTCAGTCTATTTTAGATGCCTTGAAGGTATTAGAAGGATTGGGAGCTACGTGGGAAGAAGTATCGCTACCTCATTCTAAATATGCGGTTGCAACCTATTACTTATTATCTTCTTCGGAAGCTTCAGCAAACCTAGCTCGTTTCGACGGAGTACGCTACGGTTATCGAACACAGAATGCAGAAAACCTTATTGAGTTGTACAAAAAGACGAGAGCAGAGGGCTTTGGTGAGGAAGTAAAACGAAGAATCATGTTAGGTACTTTTGCATTAAGCTCTGGATATTATGATGCGTATTATAAAAAGGCTCAAAAGGTCCGTACTTTAATCAAAAAGGACTTTGAAGATGTTTTTGAAAAATATGATGTAATCATTGGCCCAACTACTCCTACTCCAGCTTTTAAAATGGGAGAAAAAACACATGACCCGCTTACGATGTATGCGAACGATATTTTAACTATCCCTGTAAACTTAGCCGGTGTACCTGGAATCTCCGTGCCATGTGGATTCTCAAATGGACTTCCATTAGGTCTACAAATAATTGGAAGGCATTTTGATGAAAGTACGGTCTATCGTGTAGCTCATGCATTTGAACAAGCGACCACGTATCATCAACAAAAGCCTAGTCTGTAA
- the gatC gene encoding Asp-tRNA(Asn)/Glu-tRNA(Gln) amidotransferase subunit GatC: protein MSKISLNEVKHVANLARLEISEEEAERFQQQLGSIIEFAEALNEVDTSNVEPTSHVLDIKNVLREDVPQKGLPREEVLKNAPDHKDGQFKVPSIIE, encoded by the coding sequence ATGTCCAAGATTTCATTAAATGAAGTCAAGCATGTGGCAAATTTAGCAAGACTTGAAATTAGTGAAGAGGAGGCCGAGCGTTTCCAACAACAATTAGGTTCCATCATTGAATTTGCAGAAGCTTTAAATGAGGTCGATACATCCAATGTAGAGCCAACTTCTCATGTCCTTGATATCAAAAATGTCCTAAGAGAAGATGTTCCACAAAAAGGACTTCCACGTGAAGAGGTACTTAAAAATGCTCCAGACCATAAGGATGGACAATTTAAAGTGCCTTCCATAATTGAGTAG
- a CDS encoding CAP domain-containing protein, with translation MKTLLLFVVSLLSMGTILTGCANNDAGQGGNNDQPQNVTYQPGNQNNMQGTPNINREDVREMIPDNLRPYVNEGDIQVRRYEYRYGQVPQGGNAPGGQAPQGTPGAQAPGGTAPGGQEQGTPGGQEGENVPNNEPTDGTVKNIERQVVELTNQERQRNGLSPLKLNEKLSDVARLKSQDMRDKNYFAHNSPTYGSPFEMMQQFHVQYQTAGENIAAGQRSAQEVVQQWMDSPGHRKNILNPEFTEIGVGHVEGGNMGVYWTQMFIKPR, from the coding sequence ATGAAAACATTACTACTTTTTGTCGTGTCACTTTTGTCTATGGGAACGATTTTAACAGGTTGTGCAAATAATGACGCAGGTCAAGGAGGGAATAATGATCAACCGCAAAATGTAACATATCAACCTGGAAATCAAAATAATATGCAAGGAACCCCTAACATAAATAGAGAAGATGTTAGAGAAATGATTCCTGATAATCTTCGTCCATATGTAAATGAAGGGGATATTCAAGTAAGACGCTATGAATACCGCTATGGTCAAGTTCCACAAGGAGGAAATGCTCCAGGTGGACAAGCACCACAAGGAACTCCTGGCGCACAAGCCCCAGGAGGAACAGCACCTGGTGGACAAGAACAAGGAACTCCTGGTGGTCAAGAGGGTGAAAATGTTCCAAATAACGAGCCAACAGATGGCACAGTTAAAAACATTGAACGCCAAGTGGTTGAATTAACGAACCAAGAAAGACAAAGAAATGGTTTAAGTCCATTAAAGCTAAATGAAAAGCTTAGCGATGTAGCAAGACTTAAATCACAGGATATGAGAGATAAGAATTACTTCGCTCATAATAGTCCAACTTACGGTTCACCATTTGAAATGATGCAACAATTCCATGTTCAATATCAAACTGCAGGTGAAAATATCGCTGCTGGTCAACGTTCTGCCCAAGAAGTAGTCCAACAATGGATGGATAGCCCAGGACACAGAAAAAACATTTTAAATCCTGAGTTTACTGAAATTGGGGTTGGACATGTTGAAGGTGGAAACATGGGTGTCTATTGGACACAAATGTTTATCAAACCTCGCTAA
- the safA gene encoding SafA/ExsA family spore coat assembly protein, whose protein sequence is MKKLTSLLIVFLFAIGLFTQPQAASAQTDVYYVKPGDTLWKIAVRYQIGLSQIISANPQFENPHWIYPGQKVYIPNIDRIKAIENEVIRLTNQERAKNGLPALQANWELSRIARYKSKDMRDRGYFAHNSPTYGSPFDMIRNFGVNYRTAGENIAAGQRSASEVVKQWMESPGHRQNILNASFKEIGVGYAEGGTYGVYWTQMFIAK, encoded by the coding sequence ATGAAAAAACTAACATCATTACTGATAGTATTTCTTTTTGCAATCGGGTTATTTACACAGCCACAAGCTGCGTCAGCACAAACAGATGTCTATTATGTAAAACCCGGGGATACATTATGGAAGATAGCAGTTCGTTACCAAATTGGACTTTCTCAAATCATTAGCGCTAATCCACAATTTGAGAATCCCCATTGGATTTACCCAGGACAAAAGGTTTATATACCGAACATAGATCGAATTAAGGCTATAGAAAATGAAGTCATCCGATTAACAAATCAAGAACGCGCAAAAAATGGACTCCCTGCACTCCAGGCAAACTGGGAGCTTTCACGAATTGCTCGATATAAATCTAAAGACATGAGAGATCGAGGGTATTTTGCCCATAACAGTCCTACCTACGGATCGCCATTTGATATGATTCGTAACTTTGGCGTCAACTACCGGACGGCTGGTGAAAATATTGCGGCTGGTCAGCGTTCGGCTTCTGAAGTTGTCAAACAATGGATGGAGAGCCCTGGACATAGACAAAATATTTTAAATGCAAGCTTTAAGGAAATTGGGGTAGGTTACGCTGAAGGCGGTACCTACGGGGTTTACTGGACTCAGATGTTTATTGCCAAGTAG
- the putP gene encoding sodium/proline symporter PutP yields the protein METGTLITFIVYLIAMLGIGIVSYKLTNNLSDYVLGGRKLGPAVTALSAGASDMSSWLLLGLPGLAYATGLSSIWMSVGLTVGAYLNWKLVAPRLRTYTEVADDSITVPDFLENRFKDKSRVLRVISALVILVFFTFYASSGLVGGGLLFQETFGLSYSTGLIIGAIVIISYTFLGGYLAVSWTDFIQGLLMFLALIVLPIVALFELGGLNETIETVKSMDAGYFDPFNGMTALGIISLAAWGLGYFGQPHIIVRFMGIKSAEDVPKARRIGMTWMILAMVGAVATGIIGIAYFAADPLITADFDNSEKVFIFFAEVLFNPVVSGILLAAILSAIMSTIDSQLLVSSSALAEDFYKALFRKNASQKELMWVGRFGVVLIALIAIILAFSGDPANGGAKVLTLVSYAWAGFGAAFGPVILFALFWKRMTRNGAIAGMVVGAVTVVVWKLLSTPTTNEAGEVIKEAVIPFSLYEIVPGFILATVAILIFSYVGKEPNKKMENEFDETVEQLEDIK from the coding sequence ATGGAAACAGGGACGTTAATTACGTTTATAGTATATTTAATTGCAATGCTAGGAATAGGAATTGTATCTTACAAACTTACTAATAATCTATCAGACTATGTACTAGGTGGAAGAAAATTAGGGCCAGCTGTTACCGCACTAAGTGCCGGTGCTTCAGATATGAGTTCATGGCTCTTACTAGGTCTACCTGGATTAGCATATGCGACTGGATTAAGTTCTATTTGGATGAGTGTAGGGCTTACTGTTGGTGCATATTTAAATTGGAAGTTAGTTGCTCCAAGACTAAGAACCTATACGGAAGTGGCAGATGATTCAATCACTGTACCAGACTTCTTAGAAAACCGCTTTAAGGACAAATCTAGAGTCCTTCGTGTAATTTCTGCCCTTGTTATTTTGGTTTTCTTCACTTTCTATGCATCCTCAGGACTTGTAGGTGGAGGACTGTTATTCCAAGAAACATTTGGACTTTCTTACTCTACTGGACTCATTATTGGTGCTATTGTTATTATTTCTTATACCTTCTTAGGCGGATATTTAGCCGTAAGTTGGACAGATTTCATTCAAGGTTTGCTCATGTTTCTAGCTCTTATTGTTTTACCGATTGTAGCCTTGTTTGAACTAGGTGGTTTAAACGAAACCATTGAAACAGTAAAATCAATGGATGCTGGTTATTTTGATCCATTCAACGGTATGACAGCACTTGGCATTATTTCATTGGCTGCTTGGGGACTTGGATACTTTGGTCAACCACATATCATCGTTCGATTTATGGGTATTAAATCAGCAGAAGATGTTCCAAAAGCACGCCGTATTGGTATGACATGGATGATTCTTGCGATGGTAGGTGCCGTAGCAACAGGTATTATTGGTATTGCCTACTTCGCAGCAGATCCACTGATCACGGCTGATTTCGATAATAGTGAAAAAGTGTTCATTTTCTTTGCAGAAGTTCTATTTAATCCAGTTGTATCTGGTATATTACTAGCTGCCATTTTATCAGCCATTATGAGTACAATTGATTCACAATTATTAGTATCTTCTAGTGCATTAGCAGAGGACTTTTATAAAGCACTCTTCCGTAAAAATGCATCCCAGAAAGAGTTAATGTGGGTTGGAAGATTCGGTGTTGTTCTGATTGCTCTAATTGCAATTATCCTTGCATTCTCTGGTGACCCAGCGAATGGTGGAGCGAAGGTATTAACACTTGTAAGTTATGCATGGGCTGGATTCGGTGCAGCATTTGGACCAGTCATCCTGTTTGCTCTATTCTGGAAACGCATGACTCGTAATGGTGCGATTGCAGGTATGGTTGTTGGTGCTGTTACTGTAGTTGTATGGAAACTGCTTTCTACTCCGACAACCAATGAAGCGGGAGAAGTAATTAAAGAAGCTGTTATTCCATTTAGTCTTTATGAAATTGTACCAGGTTTCATCTTAGCTACTGTTGCTATTCTTATCTTCAGTTATGTTGGTAAAGAACCAAACAAGAAGATGGAAAATGAATTTGATGAAACGGTTGAACAGCTTGAAGATATAAAATAA